A portion of the Actinomycetota bacterium genome contains these proteins:
- a CDS encoding ADP-ribosyltransferase has protein sequence MDPEALPSPSGKAKADESTYTLIHAALKAYHNVPRTYDSAAEKRQYSLDRVSWLETLDDLCRKWLKEHPAGELRLLPGKKAKDAAKRQAVQTLLNEVTKDLVFSGTFHGGSSEKKKEMANALIASPGSHKFAMIKSARKQLLTTQTPEQKQAIVAGLAPGEQELLNAYKDARENRGLLSKEVKAIGAYTDDQFRLMNPTGAGGGGWLTSQMAKKGKQTDEPSVAKALEVNKAINEVATTGLRKLPPWKQDRTIFRGETFPSEEAMKFEKGFVKTYPHFVSTSQAVEVARTQANDNKDDARPIKVIWHIMESSGGRDIMELSTTTEKEILFPPGTKFTILGMQKTRRGLAKADHMEVQVKVEAPEGF, from the coding sequence GTGGACCCGGAGGCGCTGCCATCCCCGTCGGGGAAGGCCAAAGCCGACGAAAGCACCTATACGCTGATTCACGCCGCGCTCAAGGCCTATCACAACGTGCCGAGAACATACGATTCGGCGGCCGAGAAGAGGCAGTATTCCCTCGACCGGGTCTCGTGGCTGGAAACCCTGGACGACCTTTGTAGGAAATGGTTGAAAGAACACCCCGCCGGCGAGCTCCGGCTGCTTCCCGGAAAGAAGGCCAAGGATGCGGCAAAGAGGCAGGCCGTCCAGACCTTGCTCAATGAAGTGACCAAGGATCTTGTATTCAGCGGAACGTTCCATGGCGGCAGTAGCGAGAAGAAGAAGGAGATGGCGAATGCCCTGATCGCCAGCCCGGGATCCCACAAATTCGCCATGATAAAAAGCGCGCGTAAACAGCTGCTGACCACCCAGACGCCCGAGCAGAAGCAGGCAATCGTTGCCGGGTTGGCGCCGGGGGAGCAGGAGCTTCTGAATGCCTACAAGGACGCGAGGGAAAACCGGGGCCTCCTGTCCAAGGAGGTAAAGGCGATCGGCGCCTACACGGACGACCAGTTCCGGTTGATGAACCCCACGGGAGCCGGCGGAGGCGGCTGGCTAACAAGCCAGATGGCTAAAAAGGGCAAACAAACCGACGAGCCGTCCGTAGCGAAAGCGCTCGAGGTGAACAAGGCAATCAACGAGGTTGCCACGACGGGACTGCGGAAGCTGCCGCCCTGGAAACAGGACAGGACAATCTTCCGGGGTGAGACCTTTCCCAGCGAGGAAGCCATGAAGTTTGAGAAGGGTTTCGTGAAGACCTACCCTCACTTCGTCAGCACCAGCCAGGCAGTGGAAGTCGCCCGCACCCAGGCCAACGACAACAAGGACGATGCTCGGCCTATCAAGGTCATCTGGCACATCATGGAGTCATCCGGAGGCAGAGACATAATGGAGCTTTCCACAACCACGGAAAAGGAGATTCTTTTCCCGCCGGGGACGAAGTTCACGATCCTCGGCATGCAGAAAACCAGACGAGGGCTTGCCAAAGCCGATCACATGGAGGTGCAGGTCAAGGTCGAGGCACCTGAGGGATTCTGA
- a CDS encoding DUF6714 family protein produces MSAELIEEIEAAFGKVELGIGLSLHQAKAMDLLQSPEEVLEARPLDTETRWQDIPDTKVEEFHYALTFLDPESLRFHLPRFMVYALENPGLDSPAVDAAVYACDFGEEMEQDVLAQFNAMSREQMETVAHFLVHVAESKDEDYDTMVAAIALDTFWFQFLDEPPAPE; encoded by the coding sequence ATGAGCGCCGAGCTGATCGAAGAGATCGAGGCCGCCTTCGGAAAGGTCGAGCTGGGCATCGGCCTGTCGTTGCACCAGGCAAAGGCCATGGACCTGCTCCAGTCGCCCGAGGAGGTGCTGGAGGCCCGGCCCCTGGACACCGAGACCCGCTGGCAGGACATCCCCGACACCAAGGTAGAGGAGTTCCACTACGCTCTGACTTTCCTTGACCCCGAGAGCCTGAGGTTCCACCTGCCGCGGTTCATGGTGTACGCCCTGGAGAACCCCGGCCTGGACTCCCCAGCCGTGGACGCCGCGGTTTACGCCTGCGACTTCGGCGAGGAGATGGAGCAGGACGTCCTGGCGCAGTTCAATGCGATGTCACGCGAGCAGATGGAGACCGTCGCACACTTCCTGGTCCACGTCGCGGAGTCCAAGGACGAGGACTACGACACGATGGTGGCGGCTATCGCCCTGGACACGTTTTGGTTTCAGTTCCTGGACGAACCCCCGGCGCCCGAATAG